In Populus alba chromosome 4, ASM523922v2, whole genome shotgun sequence, the genomic window tgttttttggtgatttttatTATGGACCCCACCCATACTCACCTCACTACAAGTTATTTGGAATTGCGAACGACATTTtagttaaatttgaattttttttttcattttgatttttatattttttaggtgaTTGCATTATTTTTGGACTAAATTAaaggataattaaattaaatttattgattaagaataaaattaaaagataggaAATTAGAgtgtaaaaaacaacaaataaaaaataatttcaaagttctcataaaaagttaattttagacCTCAAACTTCACATATTATACCTATTATGTCCGTCAATACCTTTTCGATTTAGTTTTGgcataaaaacttatttttattttttagttcctgGTTTAAGAGTGCAGAGAAAAAGATCACCGAATTCCACCGGCACAAGGAGAAAATTAGCTTTGGAATCAATTCCAATCAACAAAACAGTTGATTTTTGTGtcgaataattttatttaataagggGAGCTCAacttaactgttttttttttttaaaaaaaaaaaactttaaaatgtcTAGAAAAACACATTTGAGCTTGagaaggttttttattttaagttttgggacaatctttttagtttttttatgctaTGAATAGATTTATCAAGGTCACTAAAatgttttgaacaaaaaatgggttaaaaaaattaatttttgataaaaaaaaaaaaaaaaggaaaaccttCATCCCCAATGCTATTGTGGTGGctggaatttgagcaaaatctAATGACGCTCGATTGCCTCAACGGACAACACATTGTCAaacttatttctttttcaaaaacaattggggtggatcataaaaatataagggCTAGGCACGCAAGCTCTTACTAAATATGCCAGATGTGTTGGTCTAGCAGcacttgatctttttttatatatatttttttaaaaatttttaaatttagatttaaattgaTGCTCAATCTctctcttattttgtttatttatcctCTTTTACATAgtgaatattttttacttattttgcatacttttagtttttgaaaatattattttaatttatttatattttttatatataattttttttattcaattaattttgtgtgtatttatttttattattatttgattaaataaaaaattgatgtagataaacaaaattattaattataatcggGTTCAAAGTTTTGTTTTCACTTGTACAGCCAATTCAAGATGGCTTTATTAATCATTTCCATGTTTTCTTCCTGAATTCTCCATGGATTTCCATCTCCCCAAGCACAACTAAATAATACTCATGTAATGAGAACATACAATAGCAACAAAATTGAACTCTTGTGGAAATTAAATTGTTTCTTGCTCTGAATATGATTAGCTAACACTGAGATAATTCATATattaaagcaattaaaataactaGTTCATGAAAAACACCAAGATGGAGATTTTGTCAAAACACTAAATTTTCATGTATAATGAAGAAGTCTAAAGCAAACTTTGAGCTTCTTCATAGTTAATTATTGGGTTCTGAAGGTTGAAAACAATGTACTTGAATGATccacaaaattgtttttgtacttctttatcaaaattattgattttaaataaagacTTATTATGATCTTAAAgcaattttcaataaaagatgaaaactattgaacaataatttttatgcatatgtataaaaaacaataaaagaataataaaaatgataaaaatgtataaaatacttaccataaaaaataacaaaatagataCATTGAATATTAATGAGTAacctttttaaaagaaatttatattagattaatatataattatttataaattaattttaatattaccaTAAGATTATACATATttggataattatttaaatattttttaaaataaaaaataaattatcgacCATCTCAAAAGAAAGCTAGGCACAACTAAAACTAGAAAGATGGGTCTTTACACAtggctttcttttttctattgtCATCTAcccttatttttcttaataaaatagatGATGTATTGTTAGTTTAGATAAACAACACGTCATCttctaattcaaattttaattgcCTCTAACGATAAGACAATTAGGATATAagtttttcatctttaaatatctaaattttaactttttttcaccTAAAACACCTCAAAAAACCCTAcaaacctctataaattcatTCTCAAcctcaaaaacactttttaattagtttaaaagattgtaaattaaacttaataaaaaaaaattcacgggtcttaatttattttttttacatgtttgaaGGGCAAAACCACTTCCATTAGATTTTCATTTCTAAAATGAACTCATTgacaataaaatcaaacttttataaattgATCAAATGCTCTCTCCCTTTGCCAATaactttctctctcatctcttaaTGTTTAGGTcctcaatctaaaaaaaaactaaagtttaGAATCAAGCCataattatcttaaaaaacaaggattaaatatgcaaatatttgaaatttaaggggccaaattaaagttttatgCGCCTTTGAACTATGTTAATGGAAAAAGGCTCTATTTttcaaatgttaatttttttatccatattccttcaattttcatttcaaaaataatctaaaagccaattctataaaattaatatttaatttaaccaCAAAATACTTCATGACAAGTTGAATAGGTGAGagcatgaaaattaaaatggataCAAATACACAAAaccatgccaaaaaaaaaaaacttgcacggataaaattgaaagaaaagtttAGAGACCAAAGTactaaaagatgaaaaagtcaAGTacctaaatgaaaaaaaccagCTATAAATAATgatacaaacaaaaatatgtgAGGATAGATAGAATATCAAAAGTGAAAATACCAAAttgtttagttttattcaaacaaaaatatgcTAGGATAAATAGAACATAGATAATGAAAACACCAAAtagtttagttttatttataattgtaattataatattaatagagAAAAATGTTCGACAAACCAAAGAATTTCATGCTTAACATTGAACTCAtatctaaagttttttttcgtactatttatttttatatttcaaaaatatttttgaaaaaaaaattaattttttttacttcaaattaatattttttttttgtgttttcaaatcattttgaggtgctgatatcaaaaataattttttaaaaataaataaaatattattttgatgtgtttttaaataaaaaaacactttaaaaaacaaatacaaccatACTTCTAAAAGGACAAAAGTCAACTTTCATCCACTAATTAAGCAAAACTAGAAAAGAACATTactgtatatattaatttaattgttttggaTACCCAACCCAAGACTGCTCCACCATTCCCTAGTTTCCGCAAGAAATAGACTCCTTTgggattaatttatatatttttctccttAATGAAATGATGATTGCCATGCACAAACTACGCGGAAAGAAAcaacatagaaataaaataaaatgaaaaacatggtaatataaaattatattgaatagggattacacaaaaatatttatttaagtttttattattagatattttattttaaagtaatctatataaatataagctaaataactctatttatatttatattagtaAAAACATCatggataaacttgaaaaaataataaaaaaattctttatcaaataaaaaatcttaaatcagCTAAGAAAAACAATGTAAATCTTGAAAATTGGTCTTGTTTAAAAGCCTTTATGATATCTAATTGGTATAAGATTCTAAtactacaaattttttttttaaatttttctgttaaaattttcaactcaatctaattatcaaataaaaaattataccaaAGAGATTAACCAAACAAGGACATGAATGTTATACCCGACCCGGTCTAATagattaatatgaaaaatttaggatttaaaacttaattcaagctaattttttagttaactaaacaagatattaaccggttaaatttttattgactTGGTTGGGTTTTTAGTGAATTAGCtattttgattaaattcaattcaaactcGGTTGAGTTAATATCAAGAGAATTTCTTAAAAActcatttcatttgttttttttttaaatgtcttcTTTTGTATCAAAACAAAGtaattttgattatatatatatatatatatatgaagggtTGATTATTCATTACCGGAACCTTATCTCTTGTCGGTTTATATATCTATGATCGTGATGAGTATCCCtgattgatttgttttggtAATCATGTGATGTGTCGTGCTCCGTCTTGTATTTACAAGACAACCTCGTTGtgctgaaattaatttaaaccgACGCCCTCACGTGAAATCATTGGACTCCTCTGTGTTTGGGGACTCTTTTGCATCCCCAAATATTTGTAAATCTCACTAATTTATTGACAACGACATTGACAATTCACACTTGGAATTTTTTCCAGTTGGATTTATATTCGAGAAAATCTAGTCAGATTAAATATGTTTAGCTAAGTCAAAATCTTATTTGGTTTAACTTGAAATTTAGTTCATGTCAAGCtttacatataatattttttaggttaatcTACCaggttaaatttaataattatagataatattatgttaaattactttaatttttttaagtataatatTAGTCTTATAACTATTGTCACGAAAATGATTTCAAGCTAATTtttaatgcaagaaaataaagtgTTAATGTTATGGATGTGCTTTacatatattatgatttttttaattgaaaaatgaaaataaatattgtttatgtttaataaaataaattaaaaatatataaatagaaagaatttttaattttaaataaatactaaaatgagAAGTTAATATTATTCCCAGTGAAATCATAAgttgtcttttttatattatatatttatatttattttatcctaAAGATTAATTACAGttactaaaaacaaataattttcatttctatAATTACAtcatacaaatataatttatttatatacaacaataataataaaaaaaaactttattttttgcaaataaATCATCAGGCTAgcttgctaattttttttattgcacgtgttattaaaaaaaactctaaaatctAGGTGAAGGGTACAAATTAATATCCATTCCCATGGGGTAGTATATATATCATAGTTTTCAAACCCGGTTTGGTAGATGATCTAGTTCAAGGTTCGGGTTCCAGATTTTAaccgggttatttttttttaaaaaaataaaaataatgttgttttagtaaaaaaaaatcaataggttACAACCGGGTCGTaccaggtttttttatttttattttttttcaacccgcCCCGGTCCAGTCCCGGTCGGCCGGATTCCAGGTCAACCTTCCAAACTGggttttcaaaactatgatataTACTACTGTTGGCGAGTAATTGACGTGACTGTTcttaaaatcaattaacttttttttttacaagtgtttttctaaattttttttatttttaaaacattttaatatgttaatataaaaaataaaattttattttaaatatattatttttaaaataaaaaagaatatgttACTGTACCAAACTGGCTATCATTAAAGCCACCGTAAGCGTCGTCGCCACCCGGGTGGCAGCAACAGTGTCGCCACGTCCTGAAGTGACAGCTTTCATGTAAGCAACGGTGACTGCTCACACAAAAGCAATTTCCACACGTGGTGGAATGAAGAACCAGTAATTGACGTGGTAATAACCTCCACGCCctgtaattaaaacaatttttaatacTAAAGCGAAAAGTGTAAAAAGACATGTTCAAGTACCCAAGTGAAGTCTTACATGCCAAAATGAAAAGGGGgtctgttttattattatttttgtttaatttagtccttattcttttaatttctctttttattaaacAACAAGTAAGTTGCTGCAGCTTAATAAATCCTTGTATCGGTAGGAAACAGAGAAATCAAGCCTTCCTTTAAAATCCTTGTATCGGCAGGAAACAAGAAGGAACAAATAAATTAAGCCTTCCATTTAAATTGCTAGCTTCCGAAGTAAACAGGGAAAGATTTCCCTCTCAGACGTCCCGACCGTTTGTGATTCATAGCTCTATTTATACAGCACAAAGACAAAACAATAGTGTTCTGTCTTAACGGATCTTGCTTTGTAGTTTCTCTAATTCAATCAATGGCAGAGATTAGAACAACTGGAATGCCGAATCACCAGAGGAAGAAGATCCTGAATAGAGACCAAGCAAGCCAGGCTATGAGCTTCTCCAAGCGAGCGAAAACCTTGAAGAAGAAAGCTCACGAGCTTCAGACACTGTGTGATGTCAAGATTTGCATGGTCTGTTTTGGTCCTGACAGCACCGTCCAGACATGGCCAGAGGGTGCTGTGGAGGTCAAGGATGCAATCATGTCCTACAAAGGACTCGGTGATAGAAAGAAATACGAGAGCAGCCTCTTGGGTTATTTGCATGATAAAAAGATGAAGCTTGAAGTCAAGAAACGGAAGGTGATGAAGAAGAAGGTTAATAAAGAGCTCTTTGCCAAGTGGTCCGATCATGTTGATGGGTTATCTGATGAAGCTTTGAGGGACACAGTCAGCACTTTAGAGTCTAGATTGTTTgatttgaaagagaaaataaagttATGCATGCAGAGGGACAAGGTCGAGGCAATTCAAGATCATGTTGATATGGAACTTGAGATGGATGGATCATCCGTTCCTAGCAGTGCTGCTAGTGCAACTGCATGGCCAGCAGAGGTCATGGATACAAACATCAACGTTGTGGAAACTGTTGCTAATAATGACAAGGATGCAGCTTCCACCAGCTTTGAGATGCCACCACCACCAATAGATTCAAGTGACTGGATGGAGAATTTATGTAACTGGATGGCGAATGATGAAGCCTATCAGCATggttttgaaaatgatgattgGTTTAATGAGTGGGAAGCAACACAACAATGTGATGATTGTCAGCTGTAGTAGTTTTtggctttcttttttaatgttaagaTGTATCTAGATTCTACACTACTAATTCTGCAACTCAAAGGTCTACTGAAAATTCAGTGCAAACAacaattgagaagaaaaaaaatgtatgtatGATGGTCAATTAATCATGCCTATTTTACAGAGGAAAAATcggtaatgaaataaataaagagagttTGACAACTCAGTACAAATACTTCAATTATCAATGAAATATTCTTGAATGTGTACTGTTTACAGTCACAGTGTTTACAATTTCTGAAAATCGAACATCAAAGTTATACAGGAATTAGAGTAATTAATAATGATCCTTGAACTGTACATATATGCCAACCGGAGTTGATAAAAATGCTATAGATATAGTAACAACAGCTTCCTCCTACCCACAAAAGATATAATATGATCCCTCTTAAGTCTTAACCATGATGCCATACTAGTCCTCCAGTCATTCTATTGATTTCTGTAAACgttgatttataatatttctgtCCCACAAGAACATCATAAATCGTGTTGAATCACACCACTATTCGACATGCTTAAAGGATcttgaatttgataaaatagAATGAACTTACTGTTGTCACATCATGGAAGAACCGCCACATTGTGGAAGAATTATGCCAGAACTTCTTAGAGTGCCTTATTGTCTCCCATCTGATCTCGAGTATCCAAGGGCAAGAGAGATAAAACCCGCATCCTACAGAAAAAAGCAGCCTATCAAGATAAGTAGAAATGAAGCCAGTTTTTCATCTGAAAAGGATTATAAAATTTGGAAGAAGAAGCCCAAGACCTAAATCCAACAGCAACTTAAGGCTATTAAATTTCCTGATCTAAAAGAAGcccattaaattttatccatcTCTGGCCATGGGAAGAATGATACCGAAAACACAACTTAAGGCTAGTGTAATTTCAAAATCAAGCTTGAGCACAATATTGATAAGCTGAGTGCTTTGTCACATTCTAACGAGCCGCACTCCTGAAGCTGCCCTCCATTACAGAGGCTCATTCAGCAttgttcaagaaaaaatgaGTTAAGTTTACCAATAACTCAAGCCCAGCAATTATAGTAGGCTGATGAAAGGATGAGTCCAAGAGTTCATAATTCTGATAATAACAAATGCTGTCAACATTAATACCCCAGACAATGTAAGCACATCCAAATGCTATTTCTTTTCAGTAGGAAAATAACTCAGCAAAGAGGAATCTTACGATAATGTATCTGCTGCATAAAATATTGGAAGCCTTCCCAATCCCACAcctttccattttcttctttgtgaaaaaataagttgCTCAGCCCCTGAACCTGTCGCAGCCAAAACAAACTGCAGGATATCTCTGTTACTACAGTAAAACCTAGCAAAATGGAAGCATGTGCTTTTGAGGAATTGGAAAATTGAGcagaaaaaaaggaataaaactaTGTACCAGAGGAAAAAGAATGGCCATAACACCATAGCTCACAagaggagagaagaagaaaatagccAAAACACAAGGGCTTCCTGGAAAGACAAGGAAGAAATCACCACCATTAGGCAAAAGAACATTAACCTGCTATGTATAGAGTGTATTACAGGTTCCACATAGAACCACGTGTGGATTTTATCAAGCCAGTATCACTTTACAACAAGCAGCAGAGGAGCATGGAATCTCGAAGTTAATACAACcttaaacattataattttCCTGGTAAAATTATTGGCTAAACACTAAGTGGCATCAACTCcagttgaaataatatattaccAAAACCAGCAAAAAAGGCCCAGTTAGATTCAAAGAAATCTAGCCTTTTGTCCAGAGCCACTTCAGATAAATTCCATTTGTACCTAAGAAAGTTAAATGCACAATTAGTAACTACCCAGTCAATAATAAGACAACAAATAGCAGATGTACATTCCTCACTTACTCGAAACAGTAGTAAGCATACATCCATGAAAGGAGTACAAAATTGAGCGCCTTTCCTATATGTGGTATAAATCCCGTAGCATAAACCTGCATGTAATTTTCAGGTatgagaattaaataaaaagcagaGACACAGAAAAGTGGAGCCTTGTTAATTCCAAATCAAACACGTATCAGCTGATAAATTgcttaaacaaaaaataagttgCTGCGAGAAACTTGAATAGGATAAAAATGGaggtaaaatattaataaaaaaagaaaaagaaggatgCCATAGTATCTATCTATTCACATGCAAAGGGGCATAGTCTACCTCTAGAAAAAAGAAGGTCAAAAGAAGTATAGAATACACTTGCTCTCCAATACCAATCATAACCctgcataaaaaattataaagaaaaagtgAGCCATGCATGTTCATTGTCGAATAAGATTGTTTATTTGAGGCAAAGAAATGCAAGCAATGAGGAGCAAAGAGTCCATTctagaaacaaaatatttacagGTTGGAATCCTACCCTCCTAGACCTGCAGGCTTGTCCTTCAAGGCTGTATTTTCTGGGGTCTTGACCTCATTCTGACTTGAGAGTTCCAGTATATCATGCCCGTTTTTTCCCATTGCCGCAAAACCATACTTAGCAATATCATTGTACCTTGATTAAGAAATTAGTTGAAAACATTTGTGGATAAACGTCGAAAATTTTGTCAGGACATGCACTAAAACACTTGTAATGCAATTTTCAAAGTGTATGGTAAATCTGATGCAGACCACATAGGAAGCAAGATTAATGTTTTTCTGTAGACAAGGGTATGTCTGTATTTCCAGATTGTTTAAAGGAAATTCAGATCCAGAAAAACCTCCAAAGCTGTCATGCATCAAAAGTCATATGCTCAAactttctaattaatttgataagatTTCAACTATTTGTTCATACGCTATTCTCCATTTATATGGGTCATGCACAGGGGCATACAGGAAGATATAGCAAGCAAAGTTAAGGGAGCATGAGAAGTTTAAACTCTACAACAAAATAGAATGGTGAAAAAGAAACATGGATAACGGAAAAAGGctgtaaataaaacaaagagagaggagaagaaacagcgaaaaagagatgttgattGGATAGTGCAAACTAGATGAAGATAACTCTACTTGTAGAAGCATGGAAATTGCAAATTCCACTCTAAACTAATGCATCTTAAGATAGCCTTGGTATTGTAATTGACAAGCCACAGAAGCAGAATGTAATCTAGTACCTAAAAAACACAGATACTCATAACCTTATAAAGAAGATTGTGCCAAAAAAACCCCATCCAACTCACAGACACCATAAGCTGGCCAAACCAATCAAggaaatattaattaagtacAGAACGCATCAACAGAATAGGCATATAGAATGAGAGAACAATACCAAATTGTGCTCAGAATGATGCTAAATATGTACAGCGGATAGAACCAGAACACCTGCACATAGTGAGTGGATAAGGAAATTAACCTTGGTAACAATTAATAGATATCTACAAGAATATATTTGTGCACTAACACGCATATGCAAATCCACACATGCACGTATGTAAATTTGTTCACTCTGCGCCTATAATTCAAGAAACCATTGATTATACTGGCATGAGAATGGTGGTGAAGGAGAAAATGACCATAATGTTGTTTAATCATATCGACTATAAATAGAATACTAAAGGTCGAGATTGCAAATGGCGCTGAACCATGCTGTTTTACAAGACATGTAACAAAACCATATAAATGAAGATGACAAGCACAGAAGACTTACATAAAAGAGTTGTATGAGTCCAAGGCGCAAAGACGAGTAAAGTTTTGAAACACTGTCAAACGAGCACGGTCCTTGAGAAGAAACTTCTGAGCAATGATTAGGTAATATCCATAGTAATGTTGGGATGACCACTGATTTTAAAACAAGTATACTGCAGGGAAATGAAGActcaaatattcatataatcaaATAACTAATGATGAACTGTTTTCAGCCTTTCTTAATTCAATAAACCAATAGAACGTGAATTTTGCATGCTTCATCAGGTTCTTGACATTTTCTCTAAAACTGACTAATACCCAGATAACAGCACAGCCTATAAACAATCCAGAAACcatcaaaaacattatatatacaaaGAGAGAGTCAGTTTTACCTTcctaagaaaataaaaccattcaaaagaaaacactGCCCAGTTCGAACCAACAGATTTCTTGACCTGCCACCacaagatttaaaaaacaaagaagaagaaaaagaaaaatataaacttgattcgttgattattttttttttttggggggggggggtgataAACCTGGAGCAGAGAAAAACAACTCTGTGAAGACAGCAAGCTTCCCTGAAACCTTCAAGCCATAGTAACAATCCTTGCTTTAATTTTGGTCTCAATATGCCTATGAAGCGCTTCGTCGTTTCCATTCAATTCAATTgtggagaggaagagagagagaaggggggGGGGGTAACAGGGACGATGGATACAGAGAGACATGAAAAGACAAGGACTTCGGCTTGACTTTATTACCTTAATTAACTCATGACTTTGCTTACGTGACAAGCTTGTATTGGTTCCTAACTATCCATTTTCATTCTTCTGAGAGCAgaaagattattttattatatttttgaaatgtttttgatgtatattaaaaataaattttaaaaaataaaaatatattaaaaaacaattattagtaTAATATCGAACATTACCTCGAtctaacttaaaaataatattagtttttcaaaaaatttaaaataatttttttaaatttttttttaaaaactaaattatttaattcaagtATTAAATTGAGACTCTCAGATAAAGTCTTAAAAGCTTCTcaatttataattcttaagtaatttgtttttgaaaataactttGTATTTGAGAGCTAttgttattcttatttttttgtatttaaattaagttgtatatgttaattaataattatatattaaaattgatataatttttatttttctaaattatataataaaatatcatctttgattttcaattaatatatttgacTCAAAAGTAATTAGTggtgaatatttttaaaataataaagatattttccaagcttggatttaaaaaaa contains:
- the LOC118038832 gene encoding protein EI24 homolog, with the translated sequence METTKRFIGILRPKLKQGLLLWLEGFREACCLHRVVFLCSRSRNLLVRTGQCFLLNGFIFLGSILVLKSVVIPTLLWILPNHCSEVSSQGPCSFDSVSKLYSSLRLGLIQLFYVFWFYPLYIFSIILSTIWYNDIAKYGFAAMGKNGHDILELSSQNEVKTPENTALKDKPAGLGGVMIGIGEQVYSILLLTFFFLEVYATGFIPHIGKALNFVLLSWMYAYYCFEYKWNLSEVALDKRLDFFESNWAFFAGFGSPCVLAIFFFSPLVSYGVMAILFPLFVLAATGSGAEQLIFSQRRKWKGVGLGRLPIFYAADTLSMRVLSLLPLDTRDQMGDNKAL